The DNA region ATACATGCCCCCTAAACATTTTTTTACGCGGTGCTATAAATCAATCATTGTTTTTTGGGGGGAATGCCGTGCACTCTTTAGGTATGGTCATCACATTTGTTTTCGCTGTGACGTTTATTTCATGTGGTAAGCAGAACGTTAATTCAAATGACTTTGTCGGACTTAAGGGTGGAATCATCCACGGAAAGCATGTTGATGAATCCAGCTACCTATTTAGTGCGCGGCTTTTAAAAAACTATGACTCCATCTGTGGAGCAGTCTATCTGGGAAAGAAAACACTTCTCACGGCGGCACACTGCCTAGAGAATCTTTGGCCCGATGAAACTCAGATCCTTATTCAAGATCAAATCTATGAAGTTGAAGACTTCCTTTTTCACCCTGATTATGAAGATGATTCTTCTATTAGAAGTGAAAATGATTTGGCCATTATAAAACTTTATAAAGCTCCAATGAAAGATCAATTGATTATCATTGCGAAAGAAGATCTCGACATAAGAGAGTTAAACAAGTCCAGCGACTCACTCTTTGTTCTTGGAACTGGCCACGACGAAAATGGCAATAAAGGCCAATTAAAGAAAAAGTTTTTGAAAGTTAAAGAAAAAGACTTTCTTTGCCAATTCAATCACCTCGATCAAAGTTTAATCAGTGGAATTGATTTGGCCCTTGGTGACAGTGGAAATGGTCTTTTTTACACAGATGGTAGGAACACTTTCATTCTTGGCATAAACTCCGGCAAGACTTACGAAGATGAGATTGCGAATCAATCTTATTTCAAAAAAATTTGCCATCGCTCCTTTTACTCGGATTTAAGAAAACACCGAGACTGGATCGAAAAAAATATTTAAAAACGAATTCATTTCTGGGGGGGAATGATGATGTCAAAAGCGCTAATCTTAGCGTCTCTACTGACAGGACTCACTATTGGGACTGTTAGTGCTGACCAAAGCAAATATGCACAAATTTATGACGATTACGATCTAACACCGAAATATCACGGTTTTTGCTATACTGATGACAAAGGTGAAATTAAAGGTCTTAATCCCCATCGAAGAGTTCGCCTTGCTTCAGTATCAAAGCTCATTACAACGTTATGGGCCACAGAGAAAATGGGAATAGACTCTCATTACACGACAAAATTTTATCACCACGACAACGATATTCATATCGAAGGCGATGGTGATATGCTCAATACAAAAAGAAAGCTCTTTTTCTTTCTTTCTCAACTTAACAATCTCGGTATTCAAGAGATCGACACTCTAAGTTTTAACAAAGATTTCTTTGCCTTCACAGGCCATGTTGTAGAGAAAAAAGATCGCTCCCTAAGTTATGCGACACAGATGAAAGTTGTAACAGGAGCTGAGGGTTACGTCGGATGGATCTTTAACACATCAAAAGAAAGAACAGCGATGAACCTTAAGTATTTTTTCAACACAGACACATGGGAGAAAATGCAAGAGGCCTATAAAGCGTTTATTAATGAAACTCCAAAAGAAATTATAGAAAAGCTTCAAATAAAAACATCGCTTGATGAAATTAGTCTTAAAGTCAAAAAAGTTGAATATAAAGACGAAAATCCATTTAAAGATATGCCAGAGGCATTAAAAACTTATACTCACATCTCACCAGAACTTGCTCGTTACTTGAAATATATGAATATTAAATCGAACAACTTTATTGCTGACCAAGTTTTCGACCAACTTGGTGGTGAAAAAGAATTTGATAAATATATCACACCAGTGATTGAAGAGATTTATCCTGAATATGAGAAAACAAGAAAAGAATTTGATAAGGGTGAAAGTACGATCAAGCTCTTTACAGGTTCAGGTCTTAATACCAAAAGAAATAAAAAAAGAGTCGATAACTATTCCACATGTGCGGTTGTAGTTAAACTCATTGAAAGACTAGATTTAAAGTTAAAAGAAATCGAAAGGCATATTAAAGAAGTTGTCGCCGTTCCAGGTAGCGATGGTGGAACTTTTAAGAAAAGACTTAATACACCTAGACTTACTAATACAATGGTAGCAAAAACAGGTACACTCTTTCACACATCGGCACTTGCAGGAAAAGTCTATTCTCAAAAAGGAGAGCACTTTTTTGGAGTATTCCACCAACTTAGAGGGTGGAAAGGAAATGCGAAGATGGCCCAAAATGAGCTCGTATCGCAAATCATTGATGAATATGGTGGACCAAAGAAAATTGAATATGCAAATGAGTTCTTCTTTCCAGTAGATCAACTAATGAAGTAAACTATTTTTATGAAAATAAAAATATTAAAGATTCTTTTTATCGTAACGACGCTGGCCTTTGCCGTCGTTACGATGAAAAATTACTACTCTCAAAAATCTAAAAAACAATTAAACAGAAGTTTTGAACGGAAAAACCCTCCCTCACTCCCCCTACCAAAACAGAAAAAAGAAAAAGAGCTCAAAGACACATCAAAAAGAGAAGCTCGAATAGATCATCTAAAGCAAAGTAATGAGCGAACAAAAGCACTAACTCAAATTGATTACGCAGAACTTATCTTTGAAAATAAGCACGGCGAAATCCTCAAACTTATCGATCAACAAAAAATTGATCTCAACTATCAAGGCGAAATAAGTGGACAGTCATTTTTAATGATGGCCATTCATGCCCAAAATAAAGAACTGATCAAAGGACTTCTAGAAAGAGGAATCAATATCAACTTAAAGGATAAAAGAAACCAAAGTGCACTGGTCTTTGCCAGTAGTGATGGAGATGAACAACTTGTCTCTAAACTTTTAGAGATGGGTGCTGATCCCAATATTAAATTTAACAAGAAAAACTTCACTCTCCTAATGGACGCTGCAAGAGAGGGCAATTTAAAGACTCTCAAATTGCTTCTGGAGGCAGGAGCGCAAGTAAATGATCAGACACGCTATCAAGAAACGGCCCTCCACTTTAGCGCTAAAGAAGGACATGAGCAGATTGTTAGAGAGCTCTTAAAATACGGGGCGCGCTCTTCAAAGGATGCTAAGAGTAAAACGCCCTCTCAATATGCTAAAGAATCAAACTTCACAAGAATTGTTGACCTATTCAATTAAAAATCTATCTCAACACAAACTTAATAAAATCCTAAAACACAAACGAGACATTTCACTTTAGTATCATCTTGAAAACAACTTATACATGTTCGGGGGAACAGATGAAGCGACTTAGAAATGTCATGGATGCCGTTTTTAAATTTCTTGTTTCAAGTCACTCAAGCGATCAAGAATTATTGAAGCTTGAAATGAAGAAAACAATCAACCTTGAAGAAAAAATGTTAATGGAAAAATTATTCAATCAAGGTCACTAGACCTTAAATTTGAGGGCAGGCACTCAATTCCCAAATTCTTTCCTCATTCCCAGCCTGCTCTCAATTTTTATCCAAAAAAAGAAAAAAAAACTGGAGCACAAAGGCTCCAGTCATTAGATAAAAACTTTTTGAAAGTTCTAATTAGAACATATCTTTCCAAGCTTTACCTGGCTTAAATTTTGGAAGATTTTTAGCTTTAATTTTAATCTTCTCACCAGTTGCTGGGTTAACACCCATTCTAGCAGCTCTCTTAACTTTAGAGAAAGAACCAAAACCGATTAGAGAAACGTCTTCACCTTTCTTAACAGTTTTCTTAACAACGTCAATTGTCTTGTTAAGGAATGCTTCTGCATCTTTCTTAGTCATGTGGTTAAG from Halobacteriovorax sp. GB3 includes:
- a CDS encoding D-alanyl-D-alanine carboxypeptidase, encoding MMMSKALILASLLTGLTIGTVSADQSKYAQIYDDYDLTPKYHGFCYTDDKGEIKGLNPHRRVRLASVSKLITTLWATEKMGIDSHYTTKFYHHDNDIHIEGDGDMLNTKRKLFFFLSQLNNLGIQEIDTLSFNKDFFAFTGHVVEKKDRSLSYATQMKVVTGAEGYVGWIFNTSKERTAMNLKYFFNTDTWEKMQEAYKAFINETPKEIIEKLQIKTSLDEISLKVKKVEYKDENPFKDMPEALKTYTHISPELARYLKYMNIKSNNFIADQVFDQLGGEKEFDKYITPVIEEIYPEYEKTRKEFDKGESTIKLFTGSGLNTKRNKKRVDNYSTCAVVVKLIERLDLKLKEIERHIKEVVAVPGSDGGTFKKRLNTPRLTNTMVAKTGTLFHTSALAGKVYSQKGEHFFGVFHQLRGWKGNAKMAQNELVSQIIDEYGGPKKIEYANEFFFPVDQLMK
- a CDS encoding ankyrin repeat domain-containing protein, yielding MKIKILKILFIVTTLAFAVVTMKNYYSQKSKKQLNRSFERKNPPSLPLPKQKKEKELKDTSKREARIDHLKQSNERTKALTQIDYAELIFENKHGEILKLIDQQKIDLNYQGEISGQSFLMMAIHAQNKELIKGLLERGININLKDKRNQSALVFASSDGDEQLVSKLLEMGADPNIKFNKKNFTLLMDAAREGNLKTLKLLLEAGAQVNDQTRYQETALHFSAKEGHEQIVRELLKYGARSSKDAKSKTPSQYAKESNFTRIVDLFN
- a CDS encoding HU family DNA-binding protein; protein product: MNKKELIEAILKDKELNHMTKKDAEAFLNKTIDVVKKTVKKGEDVSLIGFGSFSKVKRAARMGVNPATGEKIKIKAKNLPKFKPGKAWKDMF
- a CDS encoding trypsin-like serine protease; its protein translation is MHSLGMVITFVFAVTFISCGKQNVNSNDFVGLKGGIIHGKHVDESSYLFSARLLKNYDSICGAVYLGKKTLLTAAHCLENLWPDETQILIQDQIYEVEDFLFHPDYEDDSSIRSENDLAIIKLYKAPMKDQLIIIAKEDLDIRELNKSSDSLFVLGTGHDENGNKGQLKKKFLKVKEKDFLCQFNHLDQSLISGIDLALGDSGNGLFYTDGRNTFILGINSGKTYEDEIANQSYFKKICHRSFYSDLRKHRDWIEKNI